A single window of Leptolyngbya ohadii IS1 DNA harbors:
- a CDS encoding tetratricopeptide repeat protein, with protein sequence MKLAQVFVLLTGLGMGYVGIPIAVQAETTSAIAQLTLAQTFPVQPSTNSAEQIYRSGISQLNAGEYEQATESFTRAISLSANYAPAYLYRGFALAAQGNHVAAVQDYDRAIRLANDNPQAYFYRGISYVSLNQPQSAMTDFDRMIALEPEEAEGYIHRGALKASRSDQPGALADLNRAIELDDEKAEAYLNRGSVLFGLGRIQEAIADLNQAIDLDPESPYAYYNRGFIYSSQGGLRTAVADFTQAIALKPDYAEAFRNRGLMQAKLGDRRAAISDLNRALALNPNDAESFKVRGDVRFMAGDRVGAIADYDQAISLRPGYADAFRSRADARIAAGNPAGAEEDYSQFLAIQPAAAENVTATAAVLSDRGELRSQMGNHQGAMADYTQAIRLNAQDAEAFMNRGKLYASQGNTAAARADFQQAANLFLQQGEAEGYRQVLQQIRGLR encoded by the coding sequence ATGAAGCTTGCTCAAGTATTTGTCCTGTTGACAGGTCTAGGAATGGGTTATGTGGGCATTCCGATCGCAGTTCAGGCAGAAACAACCTCAGCGATCGCCCAATTGACCCTTGCCCAAACCTTTCCAGTCCAGCCCAGTACAAACAGCGCCGAGCAAATTTATCGCAGTGGGATCAGTCAACTAAACGCGGGCGAGTACGAGCAGGCGACCGAGAGCTTTACGCGAGCCATCAGTTTGTCTGCTAATTATGCTCCCGCCTATCTCTATCGAGGCTTTGCGCTGGCGGCGCAGGGAAACCATGTGGCAGCCGTTCAGGATTACGATCGGGCAATCCGGCTGGCTAACGACAATCCCCAGGCTTACTTTTATCGGGGCATCAGCTATGTCAGTCTGAACCAGCCTCAGTCCGCCATGACAGATTTCGATCGCATGATTGCCCTGGAACCGGAAGAGGCAGAAGGCTATATTCATCGGGGCGCACTTAAAGCCAGCCGGTCGGATCAGCCGGGGGCACTGGCGGATTTGAATCGGGCTATCGAACTGGACGACGAGAAGGCAGAAGCATACCTGAACCGGGGCAGCGTTTTGTTTGGGCTGGGCAGAATCCAGGAGGCGATCGCAGATTTAAATCAGGCGATCGACCTTGACCCCGAATCCCCCTACGCCTACTACAACCGGGGGTTTATCTACTCCAGCCAGGGCGGACTTCGGACAGCAGTGGCAGACTTCACGCAAGCAATTGCACTGAAGCCAGACTATGCGGAGGCTTTCCGGAATCGAGGACTGATGCAGGCAAAGCTGGGCGATCGCAGAGCCGCAATCAGTGACTTAAACCGGGCACTGGCACTCAACCCGAATGACGCAGAATCCTTCAAGGTGCGGGGCGATGTCAGGTTTATGGCAGGGGATAGGGTTGGGGCGATCGCCGATTACGACCAGGCAATTTCCCTCCGTCCAGGCTATGCCGATGCCTTTCGCAGCCGTGCCGATGCCCGCATTGCCGCCGGAAATCCTGCCGGAGCCGAGGAAGACTACAGCCAGTTTCTTGCGATTCAGCCCGCTGCCGCCGAAAATGTGACAGCTACCGCAGCCGTTTTGAGCGATCGGGGAGAGCTGCGATCGCAAATGGGCAACCACCAGGGCGCAATGGCAGACTATACGCAGGCAATTCGGCTGAACGCACAGGACGCAGAAGCGTTTATGAATCGCGGCAAACTCTATGCCAGCCAGGGTAACACTGCCGCCGCCAGAGCCGACTTCCAGCAGGCAGCGAACCTTTTCCTCCAGCAGGGAGAGGCAGAAGGCTACCGTCAGGTTTTACAGCAAATACGTGGATTGCGCTAG